From the Maniola jurtina chromosome Z, ilManJurt1.1, whole genome shotgun sequence genome, one window contains:
- the LOC123880076 gene encoding SET and MYND domain-containing protein 4: MSRVYEEFDPAFASVCSDVTVYSNNKGFFKNLAEEIVSLAEVDGWLQSFENIEDDKKVTAVMENNTVMSALNEVLQRIQPLFRGKDVRISYERRLAAQSCLKEGDLTKSLALASQAVLRAPMTGAEEIIDGGVSLALALWLRSEILLRSDRPTAALEDLKLALKERLPARMRSEYYWRMGHCYKGAGEPTRAKVSYELAGRLLGNNEDAKAQLAKDIESLDYTSKPKHPPDKPDVRVTGGAKQNLPALSKMLKIVEEKDKGRFAVADDDISVGDILLVDKPYAACLLSEYYGTHCLHCFKRLEYCDEEAPVWCPNCSGVAFCTTKCRDTAVSTYHSYECQFSDLFIGSGMSILSHIALRMVTQAGLDTSQQIHAKYLGNELKTVESSTLNDIEGVTKKNKLKSRKERLNRTKKGLKGFEDRNSNDEEIETKIEDKTTYLEKLELTAAQIYSLCSHSQQRKGADYLKRIIMGMFLTECLKRSGYFKNCSKDNMPKAEKNICELLVRNLQMLQFNAHEIYETVRGDHQFSGSKPIYVAVGIYPTGALFNHECYPAVARYFDRQNIILRAIRPLRPGEIVSENYGPHFLMRGLKERQRMLACRYWFRCECIACKENWPTLKQMDATSNLYLRCPNANCVGKFRSGKNMPNRCAKCSVTIDKELFKMYMDDVNKCLSQYQEGAKQMDLEFPKEAIQTLSDAVNNFYKVARPPHRETHIAQESLRSCYATEGNVYIVKSEPKEK; encoded by the exons ATGTCCCGAGTGTACGAGGAATTCGACCCAGCTTTCGCCTCAGTATGCAGCGATGTAACAGTGTACTCCAATAACAAAGGATTCTTCAAGAATTTAGCTGAAGAAATAGTTTCATTGGCAGAAGTCGACGGTTGGTTGCAAAGCTTTGAAAATATCGAAGATGATAAAAAGGTTACAGCGGTTATGgaaaataataca GTAATGAGCGCCTTGAATGAAGTTCTACAGAGAATTCAGCCGTTGTTCCGTGGAAAGGATGTTAGGATATCATACGAAAGACGGTTGGCTGCACAGTCTTGTTTAAAAGAAGGGGATCTAACAAAGAGCTTAGCTTTGGCCAGCCAAGCGGTGCTACGGGCTCCTATGACAG GAGCTGAGGAAATCATTGACGGTGGAGTGTCTCTAGCGCTCGCCCTCTGGCTTCGCTCGGAAATACTTTTACGCTCCGATCGTCCAACAGCCGCCTTAGAAGATTTAAAATTAGCTTTGAAAGAAAGATTACCCGCCCGTATGAGATCCGAGTATTATTGGAGGATGGGACACTGTTATAAAG gAGCTGGTGAACCGACTCGAGCCAAAGTCTCCTATGAATTAGCTGGAAGGCTCCTTGGCAACAATGAAGACGCCAAAGCACAGCTCGCTAAGGATATAGAGTCTCTTGATTATACATCTAAGCCTAAACATCCTCCGGACAAGCCAG atgTGCGGGTGACTGGGGGCGCAAAACAAAATTTACCCGCTCTTTCAAAGATGTTAAAGATTGTTGAAGAAAAAGACAAG GGGCGATTTGCTGTAGCCGATGATGACATAAGTGTTGGAGACATCCTGTTGGTAGACAAACCTTATGCAGCATGTCTGCTCTCAGAATATTATGGAACCCACTGTCTCCATTGTTTCAAGAG GCTGGAATATTGTGACGAAGAGGCTCCAGTGTGGTGTCCAAATTGTTCAGGTGTTGCGTTTTGTACGACAAAATGTCGAGACACCGCTGTGTCTACTTATCATTCATATGAGTGTCAGTTTAGTGACCTttttatag gATCAGGAATGTCCATACTTAGTCATATTGCGCTTCGTATGGTAACACAAGCTGGTCTGGATACAAGTCAACAAATCCATGCTAAGTATTTAGGCAACGAACTGAAAACTGTTGAGAGCTCTACATTAAATGATATAGAGGGAGttacaaagaaaaacaaattgAAAAGCAGAAAAGAAAGACTGAACCGAACAAAGAAAGGATTAAAGGGCTTTGAAGATAGAAATTCAAATGACGAAGAAATAGAAACGAAAATTGAGGACAAGACGACTTACCTCGAAAAGTTGGAATTGACAGCTGCACAAATTTATTCACTTTGCTCGCATTCACAGCAGAGAAAAGGAGCAGATTATTTAAAGAGAATTATAATGGGAATGTTCCTTACAGAGTGTTTAAAAAGAAGtggatattttaaaaactgcAGCAAAGATAACATGCCAAAAG CTGAAAAAAATATCTGCGAGTTGCTCGTTCGTAATTTGCAAATGTTGCAATTTAACGCCCACGAGATCTATGAAACTGTCCGCGGCGATCATCAGTTCAGCGGCTCGAAGCCAATTTACGTTGCAGTGGGTATATATCCCACTGGAGCACTATTTAATCATGAATGCTATCCCGCAGTGGCACG GTACTTTGATCGGCAAAATATAATACTGCGCGCGATACGACCCCTGCGACCCGGAGAGATAGTGTCTGAAAATTATGGTCCCCATTTTCTAATGCGGGGGCTCAAAGAGCGGCAGCGGATGTTGGCCTGTAGATATTGGTTCCGCTGCGAATGTATCGCATGCAAGGAAAATTGGCCTACCCTCAAACAAATGGATGCTACATCAAACCTATATTTAAG gTGCCCGAATGCTAACTGCGTGGGAAAATTTAGATCGGGCAAAAATATGCCCAATAGATGCGCAAAATGTTCTGTTACAATTGATAAAGAGTTGTTCAAAATGTATATGGACGATGTCAACAAATGTCTATCTCAATACCAG GAAGGGGCAAAGCAAATGGACCTTGAATTTCCGAAAGAAGCCATTCAAACATTATCAGATGCTGTAAACAACTTCTATAAAGTAGCACGACCACCTCACCGTGAGACACACATTGCACAGGAATCACTTAGATCATGTTATGCAACAGAAGGAAATGTATACATTGTGAAATCTGAACCTAAAGAAAAATAG
- the LOC123880075 gene encoding kinesin-like protein KIF7 isoform X2 → MKELSERNELLLHEMERFDQLTKNIQKLVDTEVIKLKNSTDADGANHRLNNIRACDSSWYHEMKMSHPTVLQAPFNSNASRVTCDPPLRSKSEIDLTRKLNESYDMQEKLVADNADLEVKRYILYKELMMKDQNLETCRAQIKRLQGELKLINKENSALHERLNRNNPEGDATAVKQELSCQQEIEIYTRDGKKICVKNAEELLARLENYNISTKDLENQLGQLELQICNLREEMADGKAVGGACRGGGGKNTCFEQMPGDPPAPPMTKACGVCPPCPAPCNPNAPPTPAEKEVQKLTIQLRQTEENFKTKVTECAMLRTEMLKKKEELEKERCQHREVQNKLRELEMKFEGLTTQTNMALGSKEQAFEQEINVRALKQCYREAREEIDELRLLMKEQNNQLQDYRVKYLQALQIIEEQRKQIEMMDMDNTRISEQINLEIQRVKFKFQEKLQELAPIPDLLKATQIRLKDAQQSQAIAEHNAEQLARELNCAREKVHALLHNSLKPPEKLPEKGGEEKQIALLQQRIAQLTEINMSLKNDTERLKANVIRMEESVLANEKRLHEKMHECAQLGGELDRARDEAARALQRANERTETLRNCMQTTIAELERQLAATRAQVKTAEKEREEVQRRMQCQIQRLSENFEQAQLRILGLNTQVNALRHAVSSTGEGEGDADAQECACKTFFENS, encoded by the exons ATGAAGGAATTGAGTGAACGTAATGAATTACTTCTTCATGAGATGGAACGTTTTGATCAACTTACTAAAAACATACAAAAGCTGGTAGATACGGaagtaataaaattgaaaaattcaaCCGACGCCGACGGTGCCAATCATCGATTGAATAACATACGTGCATGtg ATTCGTCGTGGTATCACGAAATGAAAATGAGCCATCCGACAGTACTTCAAGCTCCATTCAACAGCAACGCTTCCCGTGTCACCTGTGATCCACCCCTTCGAAGCAAGTCC GAAATTGATCTGACTCGGAAATTGAATGAAAGCTACGACATGCAAGAAAAGCTTGTTGCCGATAATGCGGATTTAGAAGTTAAGAG gtATATCCTTTATAAGGAGTTAATGATGAAAGATCAAAACTTGGAGACTTGTCGAGCTCAAATAAAGAGGCTCCAAGGCGAGCTAAAATTAATCAACAAAGAGAATTCAGCGCTTCATGAGAGATTAAATAGAAATAATCCCGAG gGCGATGCTACTGCGGTGAAACAAGAGCTCTCATGTCAGCaagaaatagaaatatatacTCGG GACGGAAAAAAAATCTGTGTAAAAAACGCTGAAGAGTTACTGGCGAGGCTCgagaattataatattagtacaaagGATCTT GAAAACCAACTAGGCCAGCTAGAACTACAAATTTGTAACTTACGCGAAGAAATGGCTGACGGAAAAGCTGTAGGGGGTGCTTGCCGAGGTGGGGGCGGTAAAAACACATGCTTTGAGCAAATG CCTGGTGATCCTCCCGCTCCACCGATGACGAAAGCA TGTGGTGTCTGTCCTCCTTGTCCAGCGCCATGTAATCCTAACGCTCCTCCG ACTCCAGCGGAAAAAGAAGTGCAAAAACTTACAATACAACTTCGTCAAACagaagaaaattttaagaccaAAGTCACTGAG TGTGCAATGTTGCGAACTGAGATGCTCAAGAAGAAAGAAGAACTAGAGAAGGAAAGATGTCAGCATAGGGAGGTCCAGAACAAGCTCAGAGAGCTGGAAATGAAGTTTGAAGGGTTGACCACTCAAACGAATATGGCGTTGGGTTCAAAGGAACAGGCATTTGAGCAAGAGATCAACGTTAGAGCACTAAAACAATGCTACAGGGAAGCAAGGGAAGAAATTGATGAATTAAGACTGTTAATGAAGGAACAGAATAACCAATTGCAAGATTATCGAGTCAAg tATCTCCAAGCTCTACAGATAATTGAAGAACAACGCAAACAAATTGAAATGATGGATATGGATAACACTAGAATCAGTGAACAGATCAATCTTGAGATACAGCGTGTTAAG TTCAAGTTTCAAGAAAAACTACAGGAGTTGGCTCCCATCCCAGATCTTCTTAAAGCAACACAGATACGACTGAAAGACGCGCAGCAGTCGCAGGCAATAGCTGAGCACAATGCCGAGCAATTGGCTAGAGAACTCAATTGTGCTAGAGAAAAG GTTCATGCGCTTCTACATAACAGCCTGAAGCCACCCGAAAAACTTCCAGAAAAGggcggtgaagaaaaacaaatTGCACTACTGCAACAAAGAATTGCGCAacttacagaaataaatatgtCGCTTAAGAATGATACAGAACGTCTCAA AGCTAATGTGATTCGAATGGAAGAATCCGTACTTGCCAACGAAAAACGTCTGCATGAGAAGATGCATGAATGTGCACAACTTGGTGGAGAACTTGACAGGGCTCGCGACGAAGCTGCTCGAGCACTGCAACGAGCCAATGAACGTACGGAAACTTTGCGGAA ctgTATGCAGACTACTATAGCTGAGTTAGAAAGGCAACTGGCGGCTACAAGGGCACAAGTAAAGACTGCAGAAAAGGAGAGAGAGGAA GTTCAACGTCGTATGCAGTGCCAGATACAGAGACTAAGTGAAAACTTTGAACAAGCCCAACTGCGCATACTTGGCCTGAACACTCAAGTGAATGCTCTCAGACATGCAGTATCCAGCACAGGCGAGGGGGAGGGTGATGCTGACGCACAAGAATGTGCTTGCAAAACTTTCTTTGAGAATTCTTAA